In Lycium barbarum isolate Lr01 chromosome 9, ASM1917538v2, whole genome shotgun sequence, the DNA window aaaaaaaaactttgcatTTGCATATTCGTCTGAATTccattcttcctttttttttactgCACATGCTTCTTTTTTTTAATGCAcgcttcttctttttatttttatgcattcCACTCATGCTCCTCTACCCtacctctctttctctttttccttttcaTCATGACCACCACTACCGTTTGCCTCCCCAACGTCTCTCTTTCTGCTCCtcacccgctcctctctctcctcaaatTTCCCCATAAAAAGAGGACGTTTCTACCTTCTTTGGGGGAGGGATTGGgatgagcaaaaaaaaaaaaacctaacaaAACAAGATCGGGCAGTGgcgaaagaaaagagaaaaaaacagACCGAAAAATCCCCCCTCAAAACAGATTGAACACGATCTGAAATTCCCAAAAACCCCCCTACAAACACAGGTTTTAATCGCCTTCAATTTCCCCAGAAAAAGAAcagccttcatttttttttttttttgggaaacatTTCTTGAAATTCAACCGAAAGGAGGGATTGAACACTGATTGGGGAGATTATTGTATACGGAGTATTTTGTCACCGAGCCTCAAGTTTCTTTTATCCTGGTCCTGATTTTgtttaaaatcagaaaaaaaaaaacaccttttgtTGAAAACATAAGATTTGTGACAAAAAATTAAGTTTTCACAATTCAATTAACTTTCGTCGCTGCTCGGCAAAAGAACTTTAATTACAACAAAGACATTTTAACTTTCGATTCGAGCTTTGAATCTGTCCATACGAGAGGGTAGATTCGAGGCTTCGACGCTCAGTTCACTGCACACACAAAAGGTAAACCTCGATACATTTATCGCTTCTAGCCTTTGCTTCCTGCTTGAGTTAAATTTTAGTTGATTCTGCTATTTTGctagttatgtagtttctttgtcgtcacATTGTTTGTTTGacgtttgggagctgttaggatagaataaCAATTGCTAATAGACAAATTTGAAAGACATATACTGTAGCTTGGATGTTTAGACTGAGTTTCAGGATTTAAAACCTATGTAgagtcgaatatacataggatataccgTGGGTATACATGCGATATACCTCTTATATACACACcttggtgtgtatatcttaggtataccGTGTATAAGGTTAAGACAGATCGGTATTGTCTCTCTTTTACTCTGTTTGTTCAAATAATATGCCCCGGGTATAAATATAATCCGCTCGGTTTAGATACGATGAAACGGTTGTATGATATGTCGGTATTGTTTACTGATTTGATTTAGTCTATGGTTTCTGTTCTACGAACAATCCTATTAGCAACCATGTATCAGGCCTAGTTCCATTTTTAGTCTGATTAACATGTTTATGTGAAAATAAACATGTCTTGAACATAATCCCTGCTATACCTATGTTTAAAATAGCCATCCTGTTTGGTATATGTTGCTGCCCCCATATAATTTGAACGCATATTAACGTCTTCTCTTTCTGTACACAATGCGATTCTCATTGACATTCTGGGATCATGAATTTTCACCAAACTGGAACAAAATTGTTTTTCTCATTATCGGCACCATCTGTTTTCACATTCTACACTCTCATGCAACTCATATTGTGCTTTGTTGAGCATATTATATATCTGCATCTACTCATCTTTATATGCTAAGTATACTTGTATCGattatatatgtgtgtacatGACAGGTATACTTTAGCCTATACATCTTCatagatatgtatacatgagatgCACTTtgaatatacatattatatacataatctactgatttgttttttttttatatttttcatgTTTAATCTTATCCGTTgagtagatactaatccttttcctttcatttttttttttgcatgatatctcgcatacgagtccaaacgactcgtcatctcccgcattcggcttcgggctaaaagcccaacatgaaatTCTCTCCCTATCATcccaatccgcagccaaacaagaaaacaaaatctgggccaaagcccaatagacaagaCAGCCCATAGCAACAATATAGAGAAAAtttattgggcctaagcccaataaaCGTGAACAGTTCAGCtgggccttaataaatgggccaaacccatttacCCTTTTTACCctcttccttattttattttgtgtatttttatttgttttgtatgactaacatcttaccttattttatttttctaactTACATGAATTTAGCAAATTAGTGGGGcttagtttaataatgggtaatTAATTTAAGGACGATCAATCAATCCCATAAGATTCGCTTGTTTTCTTGCTATCGATTTTCAAAATTACGTCTTTATaatatttcaaaagaaaaaattaaatgTATGTTCTATATTCGTTCTTGTTCTATAGTTCAAATTACAAACAATTTTCTAGACTCACGTTGTAACGCAACATATTTTCCgatagatgtaaatgtgaattcAACTATATTTTGTGAATACATTTTCAAGAATCAtgcatattttaattaaagagagctaacaaaagagaaagaaaacttatttcctttgcatcctatttataaaataagtctagatttttttTACACCACTGCattcatataacatcattttttATCTAAAGATCACTTTTTATGAATTATCTTTTAAAAAGCTATCAATCATAAGCAAATTatcctacttttttttttacgaatcttattttttgaataatattactatattttcaatttaggctttaGCAATATCTTCATGCCTCATTTAACATTTAAAATCTTTTGTTGCGCAAATTGTTATGTtttctataagtattattttaaacaatactATGATACTTTCGTTTAAACTTAACgatatttataagtcgtattttaaAATAACGTTAGAAGTAttcttttacacaaattattacCTTCTACAAAAATTCTATTTTTTCAAACAACATTTCCGTATATCTATCTGTACCTTTAGCTATATTTACATAGTTATTTTCTTTTCtacaatactatatttacacttagcctaattaatcataagtccggtcggttaaccattgttaatgggtcttaaagggtgcctaataccttccctttagactaattgaacccttacctagaaccttaagtttcgcagaccttaaacagagctaactttagaaaataactttaataaactttaggtgtcctaattcaccataaataattaggtggcgactccttaacaacaaacacaaaaacaggaatctccaatacgtcatacctcTAAATTTAACTCTacggggttaaaatggggtgtgacaagtgGCTGGAGTTACCATTCGCATGACCAAATCTCCAAGTTTAATTTGACGTAATATGGTCTTAttgttgtagtatctttccactTGTTGTTTCTGTGTTGTTAACTTAATTAGAGCCAATTCTCGGTGTTCTTCTAGTAGATCAAGTCCATCCTTCATTGCTTCCAAGTTCTCTGCATTTTGTTGCATGTGTATATCTTATGCTTGGCTCCATTACTTCAATTCGTACCAATGCCTCTGCTCCATAGACTAATGAAAAAGGTGTTTCTGCGGTACTAGTTTTGTGTGTAACTCGATAAGAAGAACTTCGGGAAGGACATCAGGCCAACTTCCTTTTGCATTGCCGAGTCGTCTTTTCAATACTCTGAGTATCATTTTGTTTGTTGATTCTGCCTGTCCATTGCTGGATGGATGATATAGTGAAGATGTTATCCGTTTGATCCCGAGATTTTGGAGAAAATTTGTTATCTCCGCTCTAATAAATTGCTTCCCGTTATCACTACTTATTTCCTTTGGAATAtcgaatcggcatatgatgtcTTTCCGGAGGAAATTAATAACTTGATCTTGTCTAACTTTTGCGTAGGCCcctgcttcaacccacttagaaaaatagtcagttgCAACAAGTAAGAATTTAACTTTACCTTTGGCTTATAGGAATGGTCCCATGATGTCGAGTCCCCATTTCATGAACGACTATAGGGTAATGACTGAATGAAGAGGTTCTCAAGGTTGATGTATTGCAGATGCATATGCTTGACATTCTTTGCATTATTGTACAAAGTTTTGTGAATCTTTCCCATTGTGTTTCGATAATAACCTGCACGCAACAAAAATCGGGCTAATGATCTCCCACCAGAGTGATTTCCACAATATACACTATGCACTTGTTGCATAGCGGGTTCTGTGTCTGTTGAACCTAAACATTTGGCGAGCGGCCCTCCAAAGGTTCTCCGATATAGCTTTTCGTAAACCAAGAAGTATCTAGCTGCTTTTACTCGGAATTTTCGTGCTTCCTTCTTATCTGCGGGTAGAGTCCCTTGTTGCAAATAATCAAGTATCTCATTTCTTCAATCATGTGTTGGTCTCGTTGCATGTACTTCAATTTCGCAACCAACTGGATGTAATAAATAGATCATACTTCTACTTCCTAGCTCTGTGGGATCACCAGCTGATGCCAATTTTGCTAAGTCGTCGGCCTCCGCGTTGCTTTCCCGTGGAACCTGTTCTAGTCCCCAGTCTTTGAATCTTGCAAAGAGGTCTGATATCTGCGTTTGATACTTCTTCATTCGTGGCTCTTTTATACTGAAAGTTCCATTCACTTGGTTGGCCACCAATTGCGAATCGCAATGTACCTTGATGCTTTCTACCCCATATTCCAAAGCAAGTTTTAAACTTGCAATAACAGCTTCACACTCGGATTCGTTGTTAGTAATTTTTAGGTATTTGATGGCTTGGCGGATAATTTCTCCGCTGGGTACTTTAAGTACAAAGCCTAATCCCGACCCACTTTCATTAGACGCCCTATCCGTGTATAGGGTCCATATCCTAGAGGATGACCCTGACTTTTCGATGGTTTCTTTTTCTACTTCTAAAATTAATTTTGAACTAAAGTCTTctacaaaatcaacaagaacTTGCGACTCTATAGCATTTCTAATAATTTTGGCTTGTGGAGAATACTCCGTAGGGGGAATGTTGTTACCACGACAATTGGATGACTTTGAAAATAATGCCTTAATTTTCTAGCAGCATGTATTAAAGCTAAAGCCAATTTTTCTAAGTGCGGATATCTCATTTCGACATCTAAAAGTGTTTTGCTAACATAATAAATTGGAGACTGTTTACTTTCTTCTTCCCGTACAAGAACTGCACTCACCGATACCTCTGATATAGCAAGATATAGAAATAGATTTTCCTCGGGGTTAGGTTTTGACAACAATGGTGGGCTTGAAAGATACCTTTTGAGCTCCTGCAATGCTTGTTTACATTCCGGCGTCCATTCAAAACCTTGCTGCTTTTTTAGTATCGTGAAGAATTTGTGGCACCTTTCCGATGATCTCGAAATAAATCAGATAGCGCTGCTACTCGACCAGTAAAGCTTTGAACCTCCTTTTTGCTGTTGAGATCATCGGGAATGTTTTCTATCGCCTTTATTTGGTCTGGATTCACCTTTATTCCTCTCTTTGAAATGATGAATCAAAAAAACTTTCCTGAGGCTACGCTAAATGCGCATTTCTcggggttcagcttcatgttgaatTGTCTTAATATTACAAATGCTTCTTTTAAATGAATTAAGTGATCTTCAGCCCTTTCCGACttcacaaccatatcttcaatgtATACCTCCATTGTTTTTCCCAATTGATTTTTGAACATTGTCCTTACTAACCTTTGATATGTTGCTCCGGCATTCTTGAGTCCAAacggcattacattataacaatgtAAACCCCTCGGTTTTATAAATGTTGTTTTTGTTTGATCCGCAGGATTCATCTTAATTTTATTGTATCCTGAATATGCATCAATAAAACTCAATAACTCATGGGCAGCTGTTGCGTCTATCATTTGATATATAGGAGGGAGTGGAAACGGATCCtttgggcatgctttgtttagatatGTGAAATCCACACACATTCGCAGCTTTCCGTTCTTCTTTGGCACCACTACTATAGTTGACACCCACTCCGTATGCTCTACTGGCCTTATGGATCCGGCATCTAACAATCTTTGTACTTCTGTCCTCGGGGAATCTTCTTCGAGGTTGTTTTACGGGTCTACAATAAGGATCAATGTGCAACTTATGTATTGCTACTTCCGGCGCTATCCCTGTCATGTCAGCATGGCAAAAGGCAAAAATATCTATATTGTCACGTAAAAATGAGATATACTTACTTGGTTGATACAGTTTGCATCCAAGGAATGTACATTTTTTCGGCAATGCATCATCAAACGGCATTGGGTTGAGGTCCTCAACTACCATCGTTGATTGCTCCTCTGTTAAAAGATCTTGTATAGTTTCTTTTTCGACATCGTTGGTGCTTGATTCCATTTGTTGCAGTATTTGATAGATTTGTTTATCCTTTTTCCCTCCGCTTGTCGGTTCGAAGTGTTCTACCTTTGGTACGCCCTTCTTTTACGCCACAGTGTAACAGTCTTTGAAAATTCTTTGCTCTCCACGAACTTCGCCTACGCCCCACGCCGTTGGAAATTTGATCACTTGGTGATATGTTGATGGCACCGCTTTCATGGCGTGAATCCAGGGACGTCCAACTATCATGTTATAAGCCATTGCAGAGGACATGATTGAAAAAATAGTTTGTGGCTCCGCTCCACCTGCTActagtggtaaaataatttcatcCAGAGTTCTTTCTATTGAATTATTGAACCCAGTGAGCATGATGGATTTATGGATTATTTTGCTCGTCAATTTCATCTCCTCTATGACCCTGATGTTTATGATGTTGGCAGCACTTCCCTGATGAACAAAAACACGCTTAATATCAGTATCTAAGATGCGCAAAGTAATTACTAACCCATCATTAGGCGGATATTGCATATTATCGGAGTTAGCTTCATCGAAGGTGATACAATCCTCGACGAGGGCTAGCCTAtcccttttttcatttttggttgTTACTCTTTTGAACTTCACGCCTGAAGTGTAAGTGACTTTGTTGACGTCCAACCCTCCTGTGATATTGACATCTTTACCACCTGTAATAAAATTAACTACTCCCTTTGGCTCGGGAAGTGGTGGATGTGCTCCTTGCTCCCTATTCCGATAATATGCTTGTTTGTCTTTCTCCGAAAGTAACTCTGTCAAATGCCCTTGCTCCAAGAGTTCGGCGACTGCCAATCGCAATGAATGACAATCCTCTGTTTTGTGAGCATGTCCTTTGTGAAATTCACAGAAATGTTCTGGATTTCTTTTACTCGGATTTGATTTCATTTTTCCAGGCGATTTGACCCTATTACCCATTTGTCCAATACTACAACTACCTCTGATTTTGAAATACAAAAATTATGGTCTATAAGTTTTGGAACTCCGGTGTTGTAATTTCCTCGGGAAGTTCCTGCTGGTGGTGGTGATCTGCGCCGATATTGATTATTTCTTCGTTTTCCTTCATGACTTCCTCGTGAATAATATGGATCATAACGTTCCCTTCTATAAATTCGAGCTCTATCGTTTTTTTGGAATAACTTCTACTTGACGTATCCTTAATTGTTTATAATGATTTCCTCATGATCGGACTGATGATATCCTGTTCTATCTGAATTTTTGAATAATATTGATAATATATATCGTCCCATATGTTTTCGCCGGATATTCAACTAAGTGTTTGGCGAGATCTTTCGTTGACGGTGTTCCATCGAGATGCAATGCATGTCATAATGCAATGCCAGCCCATTTGTCTTTGATTTGAGGCAAGGTGTTGCGGTGTTTCTGGAAGGGATGAACAAATTCTTGTAGAGTTTCATCCCTCCTTTGTTTGATGTTGAATATATCTTACAttcttttttctgttttttttgcTCCAGTGTGTGCCTTCTTGAATTTATCTACCAAATCCGCAAAGGATTCAAGCGAATTTGGGGGTAAGCTTGCATACAATCTAGCGCTCCTCCTGTCAACACTTGACCAAATCGCTTGATCATAACAGATTGACACATCTTTGGCCCAAGGTCACAGGCCCGAATAGTAGATGTAGAGGCTGTGATGTGATCCTGAGGATCGGTAGTTccttcatatttttttatttttggtaacTTAAAACTTTCTGGAACATGTTCCAAACCTGCAGAATCTTTCCATGGATGATATATGTAATCActatcatctttttttttttttttatggcgGGTGAGGCTCCAGGTATTCTACTGATTCTCTCCTCGTGTTCTTTGAATTTTTTCATATGCTCCTCGAACCACTGCaatattggtatgaatatgattgGGTTGATATCAGCATCGTTGTGACCTGTTGCTTCTGCTATTCCGCCGAGATAACCGGCATTGGTTGGCTCGACATTTAAGTTTCTTTGCTCAAGGGGCATTGTCCGAATTGAACGGGCAACCCCGTTCAGTGGAGGTGATCTCGAAGGGTTTTGACGTATTTCAACCATCATTTGTTTCATCACCTCTGTCATATCCCCCTTCAGGAATTCTCGCAAATCACCTATTGGGATTGAGGCTTGATTTGGGTccaccattgatgtgtttcctGTTGTCCCGTTAGTTGTGTCAACCAATCCCTCGTCATTGACATTCCTATTTTCGTCAATAGGTGTAGGTGGGGCTCCTGTCATATCTGaatgcaaaaatagaagaaaataccAAAGTAATATCACTTGCGTAAACAGAGATAAAGCAGAAATCAAACTGCAAGGTCAACCGTAGAATTCCCACAGACGGCGCCAAACTGTTTGAGTCAAAATCATACTTCGCCCAAATAGTTAAGAATTTAAATAAGGTTAACTACAATTGGTAGCAATTTGATAAAATGATTGAAAATACACAAGCAAGTTAATAAAGGctgataaagaataaataaagAGAAAAAGTAAACTTATGCCAATTATGATGAATAACAGTAATGGATTTCTCCTTTGCCAAGAATGAACAAGAGCTTGATGATCAGAGaatcagaataataataataataataataataataataataataataataataataataataataataataataataagtagaAAGTAATCAAGAATAATCTATTTCTTTTTTAGTGAGTATTCGATGCCTAGATACACAAGTGAAAGTACTATTTATAGGTATTTGGTCCTGTCTGGTGCCTTTCTCGTTGTGTGTAGGTAACGGCAATCATTAATTGCTGAATTAATGATTGTCATTTAATTCCTTGACTCTGGCTGTCAGAAACCGTTTTGCCGTTACTGCATTCATTCTATTTAATGCGTAATTAATAGGATCTCGAATGTTGTTCCTGTTGATGTTCTCTTCGTTGACCATGTCGTCGGTATTAGCAACCTCTCTGTAATTACTATGCTCGGCATTACCGTTAGATCTTTCTACGCCATTGTCTTAACTGACATGTGTCAGCCGTATGTTGGTCCACGTGTTAGTTGTAATTTTTACTCATACAGTTGTCGCTTGATGAAAAATGTGTGCAAAATATCTTGCTTTATTAAATAAATTTGTGGCTGATTAATTAGACTATGATTTTCTGAGGGTAGTTTAGCTTTGTGATAGATTTATATGCCTCTAAAATATAAAGAATTTCAAATACTACTTTTTACTATTATTTGTTATATATATTTGCCTTCTTTTATTTTACTcttatttgatatgattattgcatGACATGAATTTAAATGGAGAAGCACAATATTTATATAACTGATCTCAACTTATTGCTGACTGAaattaatttatttgggattgagacatagttattgttgtttgttgattAACTGGATTGGACAACCAGTGAAAAATAGGTCATGAGAGAATTCATGTTTAGACCTCAAGCAGTTAAAGAAGTTTCTTAACAAAGAATGGTTTACGGAAAATTGACATTCATACAATATCAACAGTTATTAACATATTTTTTGTGAAAGTTTAGGCTTAACAACCGGAGGTCAAACAAATGGCAGTGAATAGCCAAAAGTTTGGATCAGGAGCTTCTCAATAGTTTTTTTGTTTTGAATGGATGTGGTTGGATTCATTAGAAACACCTTGACAAACCTATATACAAGTTTGACGAAGATTGAATGTGATTTGGAGTTAAATTACATATCTGAATTGACTTGGAAAACGTTACCTCGACAACGTATATTACGTTTGTATATCGTATATATCATTGTAAATCACAATCATATTTTCGTGAATATACACTTTATATTCATGGGATAAcatgtttccaaccaaacgaccccttagggtTTTAAAGGTAACCCCTCGCTATTATTTCTCATCGGTCACACAATATAATTCGTTTTCTCTAATGTGCATGGCAATGTTCCTTTTATGCTTGTAGAGCATGTATGCTACAACCAACAGTCCATGTGTAATGGACATGCGAACACGGCGGAACCAAGTGTGTTGAAGGGGGTTCGTTGGCGAAAACTTACACGATATATACAAggttaaaaatatttttaaaataagcaaGTTAGCGACTTGTCAAAGCTTAGTGGCAGGTTTTGTCGGAAAAAGAATGTTTTTCAGCGGGAGTCTCATCTGGGTGGAATCTTTCAGGGTGAAAAGCAAGATGTTTGACCTGTCGGGCGTAGCCTTGGTCACTTCTTTTTTGAAAAGCGGAATAATAAATGTTGAATAGGAACAAGCTTTTGGCTGAGAACAGAAGGTCTTCTTAAGAATTCTGTAATCAACTTTAAATTTGATTCTATTGTTTTTTTATTCCTATAGATTTAgtacttttttttctttattacagTGATCGAGCACTgctttattttttgtttaaattttgtataattTGTTAGTTTTCAGGATAATGAGTATTGACTTGATTCTTTGTGAATTTTGTTTCAGGTGAATACTAGAATCATCGCTTTCTATTAATGGAGGTTGGCCTCGATCAAATAATTGCGATGTTGAGCAACTTTAAATTTGATTctattgttttttttatttttttgaaaagtaaaaaaaaaaaaaactgcgtTATTTTTGGAGTCCTTTTTGACAATAACTGGCATAGGAATTCCTTTCTGACAATAACTGGCATAGGAATCCTTTTTAGCTTTGGCGAAAAAAAACTGTAGTAGTTCTTCTTGAGATAACAATCTCAGTCCAAAAATTATAATCCGTCCAAACCATTCATATTTGATTATTGAGTGAAAATCTCATTTTTGCTCTTCCGTGTTTATTTAAGATTTGCGAATTACGTTCGATAATGCGAGAAACCAAATATTAAAATAATTCATGAATAATATTAAGTTAGTTAGGGTTAGTAGGATATTTTTGCAAGGGGCACTGGGGCAGTCCTTCTTCTTATTGTTTATTAACTGGCTCATTTTATTTTTCCGAAAGTTTTGTACGTGTTCATTAATCTATATTATTATATTAATACTTATTTAATCTTTTCTTATCTAACAATGTAAGAAATCCTAATATTTAGCACTTCTAAATCAATTAaaaaatttaacatataatttttttttctatttaaaaTTATGTATTAAATAAACATTACATTATTAAACTACAATTCTATGTAAGGAAAAATTTAAAATTACTTTTCTATTTAAACTGTGTAGTAAATAAACTTCCTATTATTAAACTACAATTCTATTTAAGTAAAATTTTGATAATATTTTGCGGAACAATTTGTCTTAGTTTGTCTTTTTATTTAAGTTCAAATATCCAAATGTGTTAGTTTCTTTAAAGTTTTTTATTAGTTGTAGTTACAATTCTACGTTATAAAATTCTTGTGAGGCGCAAAGGAAGAAGCTTGGGTTGATCAAAATCACGTATAAGTGTATGTATTGTTTAAATTTATGTACGATCAACATGAATCATTTTCAAGAACTTGTACTTTTTTTAAAACCTAAATCCATTATCTAATAATGTTCAtcgattttttttaaatttatattcATTGATATAGGACACGCGCAAAGTTTGTACACTAAAGTAGTTACATTAAAAAAGAGCTTGAAGAAGGGTTCCCACATATATTATGTATGTGAAACaatttatttctttctttactctGGATAAATGTTGATTTTTTTTCGGAGGAAAAAGGTTAAGAAAAAACAATGGAGATGCGGATCCGCAATTTAAATGAGAATAACATCAACTACTCTCACGTAATAAACGGCCAAATATTGATGGCTCCataatctatactatattaaacgCACGAAGAGCCTTAGAAATGCtgattgaactttttgtccttcattaaaagactttTTACTATTTTCCTAATACTTTTAAACTTCGAAATCAATTAAAATTTTAATCATTTAATTATTTCCTATTTAGGACTtcgaaattagctaaatttggtATATTAAACCTTTCATTAATTGAACTTTGTATATAATAGATTTGTAAAAGGAAACAAATAACACAAGAAATACGCTGCTTATATGTTTATTCTTCCCGTGATTATATATGTCAAATTGTTAAAAGTCCTTCGGCCACTTTCTAGGGTTTCTTTTTGTTTAAAGCCTAATAGCTTTCGCATTACACTAAACGGCCAACAACTCTTCTCTGGAAGTGGACAGGTAATTTGTTTGATCATTATTTTGTTTAACTTCTCAAATTTATAGACCAAGACCTATAGTTTTTATACAAGCTTTATTGAAATTTACTGATTCTTTTGGTGCAAGGACATATATATCTTATAAATCTTTACATAGAAATAGAGTCCAAATAAACATTCACTTACCTTACATcgcaaatttaaaaaatattcgaAATTAGTTGAATTGTGATGATTATTCTgtgctttatttttttaaaatttgtttttTGTATAATTTGTTAGTCTTCAGGGTAATGTGTATTGACTTGATTCTTTGTTAATTTTGTTTCAGGTAAACACTAGAATTATCGCCTTTTATTGATGGAGGTTGGCCTTGATCAAATAATTGCAGTGTTGATTATGTGAAATATCAATTTACTGGCAAAACTTATTATGCTCATATATGATGTAATTATTTTTTCCTTTAACTTATTTTTAGAGTGTGTTTTTTTCGTATATCAATATCAacataattttgatttttgatatTAATTGCGAAATTTTTTTCGCAACATTAAGTTTGCTCCTTAATTGTTGGGGTGTCAAGGAGGTGAGTTATCATGTTCCTCTTTAATTATCACCCTGATATTAAGGACCATACTCCTTTCTTTTTATTGTTAATTGTTACAAGTAGTTGTGTTATATTATTATGCTCATATAATGTAGCTCGTTTTTCCTTTACCTTATTCTTTATAGTGTATTTTCATGTACCAATACCAACACCTCTCTAATTATAACCTAATATTTAGAAATTCAGAATCGAGCAAGATTTTTATTTACACAAAGATCCTTATCGGAGTTGTCGtt includes these proteins:
- the LOC132611778 gene encoding uncharacterized protein LOC132611778 — its product is MGNRVKSPGKMKSNPSKRNPEHFCEFHKGHAHKTEDCHSLRLAVAELLEQGHLTELLSEKDKQAYYRNREQGAHPPLPEPKGVVNFITGGKDVNITGGLDVNKVTYTSGVKFKRVTTKNEKRDRLALVEDCITFDEANSDNMQYPPNDGLVITLRILDTDIKRVFVHQGSAANIINIRVIEEMKLTSKIIHKSIMLTGFNNSIERTLDEIILPLVAGGAEPQTIFSIMSSAMAYNMIVGRPWIHAMKAVPSTYHQVIKFPTAWGVGEVRGEQRIFKDCYTVA